From one Myxococcales bacterium genomic stretch:
- a CDS encoding ABC transporter permease, whose protein sequence is MEPSVAGRTDNAPPARLTVIAPPSRFVPVDPAELWSYRDLLYYLTLRDIQVKYKQTAIGVAWAVLQPLVSMIVFTLFFGKLAGLPSEGVPYPVFSFVGLLPWTYFATALQFGSTSLVTNAGLVQKVYFPRLLLPAGSAIAALLDLFIAMLFLLVLLAAYGVHPTARVCWLPAFVLLAFLTALGCALWLAAVNVKYRDVQFAIPFLIQVWLFVTPVVYPSSLVPPSLRLLYGLNPLVAVVEGFRWALLGKPFPATGMMIVSTLVGLGLLIGGAYYFRRMENEFADVV, encoded by the coding sequence CTGGAGCCGTCCGTAGCCGGAAGAACCGACAACGCGCCGCCCGCCCGGCTCACCGTCATCGCGCCGCCTTCACGGTTCGTGCCGGTCGATCCGGCGGAACTGTGGTCGTATCGCGACCTGCTGTACTACCTGACGCTGCGCGACATTCAGGTCAAATACAAGCAGACGGCCATCGGCGTCGCCTGGGCCGTGTTGCAACCCCTGGTTTCGATGATCGTCTTCACCCTCTTTTTCGGCAAACTGGCCGGCCTGCCCTCGGAAGGGGTGCCCTATCCGGTCTTTTCCTTCGTCGGCCTTTTGCCCTGGACCTACTTCGCCACGGCGCTGCAATTCGGCAGCACCAGCCTGGTGACGAACGCCGGCCTGGTGCAGAAGGTCTACTTTCCGCGGCTGCTGTTGCCGGCCGGTTCGGCGATCGCCGCCCTGCTCGATTTGTTCATCGCGATGCTCTTCTTGCTCGTGCTGCTGGCCGCCTACGGCGTTCACCCGACCGCGCGCGTGTGCTGGTTGCCCGCGTTCGTTCTGCTGGCGTTTCTGACCGCCCTGGGCTGCGCGCTGTGGCTGGCCGCCGTCAACGTCAAGTACCGCGACGTGCAGTTCGCGATCCCGTTCCTGATCCAGGTCTGGCTCTTCGTCACCCCGGTGGTGTATCCCAGCAGCCTGGTGCCGCCGTCGCTGCGCCTGCTCTACGGGCTCAACCCGTTGGTCGCGGTGGTCGAGGGTTTCCGCTGGGCGCTGCTGGGCAAGCCGTTTCCGGCGACCGGCATGATGATCGTCTCGACGCTGGTCGGCCTCGGTCTGCTGATCGGCGGCGCCTATTACTTCCGGCGGATGGAAAACGAATTCGCCGACGTGGTGTAA
- a CDS encoding glycosyltransferase gives MMGAGRFDSCRRSLARLGVKRIATHLTPAEQEVLFALARALPSGAVVVEIGSYLGASTTCLAAGARESDGRVHAVDTWTNRAMTEGERDTFAEFSANTAPLAAWIQPHRGESVAVAASFAPAVDLLFVDGDHSYAGVAADLAVWLPKMKPGGWIVFHDYGWAEGVRRAVREQVAPRQIEGGRRRDTLYWTRIAPRAAEPSLAVSVIVPTCDRAASLARTLETLDRQAEPAGGGEIIVVDNRPNDAVRQRVEAARAGASWPIRYLAENRPGLHQARHAGARQARGALLVYVDDDVDTPDGWLAALLAPFADPLTAVVGGKVTPGYEQPPPSFVQELSPDNLSLLDLGAAPLALSWPRIAFGCNLAIRRDVLFEAGGFHPDAMGEGRDLWQRGDGENGLQQAVYELGYRIVYEPRAALVHRIPAARLQPEYFCRRRFQQGLSDSYSQIRARPARFRLPLFALLYLGLGLAVWRPRNVAARAAGRYWLGRGLHQARAWLRPALYRHIRQDTYLLSE, from the coding sequence ATGATGGGCGCCGGACGATTCGACTCGTGCCGCCGGTCATTGGCCCGCTTGGGCGTGAAACGAATCGCCACCCACCTGACACCGGCCGAGCAGGAAGTCCTTTTTGCCCTTGCTCGCGCCTTGCCGTCCGGCGCCGTCGTGGTGGAGATCGGCAGCTACCTGGGCGCAAGCACGACCTGTCTGGCGGCGGGCGCGCGCGAAAGCGACGGCCGGGTTCATGCCGTCGACACCTGGACCAACCGGGCGATGACCGAGGGCGAGCGCGACACCTTCGCCGAATTCAGCGCCAACACCGCGCCGCTCGCCGCGTGGATCCAACCGCACCGCGGCGAATCGGTCGCCGTCGCCGCTTCCTTCGCGCCGGCCGTCGATCTGCTTTTCGTGGACGGCGATCATTCCTACGCGGGCGTCGCCGCCGACCTCGCGGTCTGGCTGCCGAAAATGAAACCCGGCGGTTGGATCGTTTTTCACGATTACGGCTGGGCCGAGGGCGTGCGGCGGGCCGTGCGCGAACAGGTCGCGCCGCGCCAGATCGAGGGCGGGCGCCGGCGGGACACGCTGTACTGGACGCGGATCGCACCGCGCGCCGCCGAACCGTCGCTGGCCGTTTCGGTCATCGTTCCCACCTGCGACCGCGCCGCCTCGCTGGCCCGCACGCTGGAAACCCTCGACCGGCAGGCTGAGCCCGCGGGCGGCGGCGAAATCATCGTGGTGGACAACCGGCCGAACGACGCCGTCCGGCAGCGGGTCGAAGCGGCGCGGGCCGGCGCTTCCTGGCCGATTCGCTACCTCGCCGAAAATCGTCCCGGTCTGCATCAGGCCCGCCACGCGGGCGCGCGGCAGGCGCGGGGCGCCTTGCTGGTTTATGTCGACGACGACGTCGACACGCCGGACGGCTGGCTGGCGGCCTTGCTGGCGCCGTTCGCCGATCCGCTCACGGCGGTGGTCGGCGGCAAGGTGACGCCCGGCTACGAGCAGCCGCCGCCGTCCTTCGTCCAGGAGTTATCGCCCGACAACCTCAGCCTGCTGGACTTGGGCGCGGCGCCGCTCGCGTTGTCCTGGCCGCGGATCGCCTTCGGCTGCAACCTGGCGATTCGCCGGGACGTCTTGTTCGAGGCGGGCGGCTTCCACCCCGACGCCATGGGCGAGGGACGCGATCTCTGGCAACGGGGCGACGGCGAAAACGGACTGCAACAAGCCGTGTACGAACTGGGCTACCGGATCGTCTACGAGCCGCGAGCGGCGCTGGTTCATCGGATTCCCGCCGCGCGGTTGCAACCGGAATATTTTTGCCGCCGGCGCTTTCAGCAAGGGTTGAGCGACTCCTACAGCCAAATCCGTGCCCGCCCCGCGCGCTTCCGCCTGCCGCTATTTGCCCTGCTCTACCTCGGCCTCGGCCTGGCGGTCTGGCGCCCGCGCAACGTAGCGGCCCGTGCGGCCGGCCGCTATTGGCTGGGCCGGGGGCTGCACCAGGCGCGCGCTTGGCTGCGACCGGCCCTTTATCGCCACATCCGGCAAGACACTTACCTGCTTTCCGAGTGA
- a CDS encoding bifunctional aspartate kinase/diaminopimelate decarboxylase, which yields MSQDLRWVVIKFGGTSVSTVENWRTIAGIVQSRLAAGPRVLVVCSALAGVSNSLEKLLEEAAGGDSSGIFDALRDKHLALARELGLDGETLLQNSFLELSRLVQGAALVEEVSPRLHARVMAYGELMATRLGAAYLNLQGLATTWHDARQSLVAETKEHQGIRQHFLSATCCHTDDPLLREQFAAYGTPVVLTQGFIARDAGGETVLLGRGGSDTSAAYFAAKLGAERCEIWTDVHGIFTANPREVPTARLLKRLDYEEAQEITSMGAKVLHPRCLPPVREANIPLHIYCTSQPSVEGTVITSDVAMPSAQVKGISSKYQITLISMESLGMWRQVGFLADVFAVFKRHGISVDLVSTSETNVTVSLDNVANALHPDALQALVRDLEVFCAVRKIGPCASVSLIGRRIRTILNQLGPIFEALGEARIHLVSQAANDLNLTFVVDENQTQRLVDVLHQQLFEHSRNESLYGPSWNDLFEEDTQRKAPAPKPWWRERRDELLAQAAAESPLYVYDEETLAAAVEQLQRLTAVARIFYSIKANPFPPILRFFHQAGLGFECVSPGEVELLLDLFPELDRRRILFTPNFAPRREYETALQQGVLVTLDNLFPLQQWPEVFRGREIFVRLDPGIGRGHHHHVKTAGSHSKFGIIPEQVDALLALIKKLGVRITGLHAHTGSGILTPDNWRETASFLAAIAERIPTVRTLDVGGGLGVVEKPGQLALDLQKVNANLAQVKAAYPQIEIWLEPGRYLVAHSGVLLARTTQTKQKNGVHYIGIETGMNSLIRPALYGAYHEIVNLTALGKTKRVKANIVGPICESGDVLGHERSIHAAKEGDVLLIATVGAYGHSMSSHYNLRAPAREILLAKRDLAKAR from the coding sequence ATGAGCCAGGATCTCCGCTGGGTGGTGATCAAGTTCGGCGGCACCAGCGTTTCCACGGTCGAGAATTGGCGGACCATCGCCGGCATCGTTCAGTCACGGTTGGCGGCGGGGCCGCGGGTGTTGGTGGTCTGCTCCGCCCTCGCCGGCGTCTCCAACAGCCTGGAAAAATTGCTCGAGGAAGCGGCCGGCGGCGATTCGTCCGGGATTTTCGACGCTTTGCGCGACAAGCACCTGGCGCTGGCCCGCGAGTTGGGGTTGGACGGCGAGACGCTGCTGCAGAATTCGTTTCTGGAGTTGTCCCGCCTGGTGCAGGGAGCCGCTCTGGTGGAGGAAGTCAGCCCGCGGCTGCACGCCCGGGTGATGGCTTACGGCGAGTTGATGGCCACCCGGCTCGGCGCCGCCTACCTCAACCTGCAGGGCCTGGCCACCACCTGGCACGACGCCCGCCAATCCCTGGTCGCCGAAACCAAGGAACACCAGGGCATCCGGCAGCACTTCCTTTCCGCCACCTGTTGTCACACCGACGATCCGCTGCTGCGCGAGCAATTCGCCGCCTACGGCACGCCGGTCGTGCTGACGCAAGGGTTCATCGCCCGGGACGCCGGCGGCGAGACCGTCCTGCTGGGCCGCGGCGGATCCGACACTTCGGCCGCCTATTTCGCCGCCAAGCTGGGCGCCGAGCGCTGCGAAATCTGGACCGACGTCCACGGCATCTTCACCGCCAATCCGCGCGAGGTGCCGACCGCGCGCCTGCTCAAACGACTCGATTACGAGGAAGCGCAGGAGATCACCTCGATGGGCGCGAAGGTGCTGCACCCGCGCTGCCTGCCGCCCGTCCGCGAGGCCAACATTCCGCTGCACATCTACTGCACCTCGCAGCCGTCGGTCGAGGGCACGGTCATCACGTCCGACGTCGCGATGCCCAGCGCGCAGGTCAAGGGGATTTCCTCCAAGTACCAGATCACGCTGATTTCGATGGAATCGCTGGGGATGTGGCGGCAGGTGGGTTTTCTGGCCGATGTGTTCGCGGTCTTCAAGCGGCACGGCATTTCGGTCGACCTGGTGTCCACGTCGGAAACCAACGTCACCGTGTCGCTGGACAACGTGGCCAACGCGCTCCACCCCGACGCCCTGCAGGCGCTGGTCCGCGACCTCGAGGTTTTCTGCGCGGTGCGCAAGATCGGCCCCTGCGCGTCGGTCAGCCTGATCGGCCGCCGGATCCGCACGATCCTCAACCAGCTCGGCCCGATTTTCGAGGCGCTGGGCGAGGCGCGCATCCACCTCGTCAGCCAGGCGGCCAACGACCTGAACCTGACCTTCGTGGTCGACGAAAATCAGACGCAACGACTGGTTGACGTGCTGCACCAGCAGCTCTTCGAGCACTCGCGCAACGAGAGCCTCTACGGACCGTCGTGGAACGACCTCTTCGAGGAAGACACGCAGCGCAAAGCGCCGGCGCCCAAACCCTGGTGGCGCGAGCGGCGCGACGAATTGCTGGCCCAGGCGGCGGCGGAATCGCCGCTTTACGTCTACGACGAGGAAACCCTGGCGGCGGCCGTCGAGCAGTTGCAGCGCCTGACCGCCGTGGCGCGGATTTTCTACTCGATCAAGGCCAACCCGTTTCCGCCGATTCTGCGCTTCTTTCACCAGGCCGGCCTGGGCTTCGAGTGCGTTTCGCCGGGCGAGGTCGAATTGCTGCTCGACCTGTTTCCCGAACTGGACCGCCGGCGCATCCTGTTCACCCCCAACTTCGCGCCGCGCCGCGAATACGAAACCGCGCTGCAGCAAGGGGTGCTGGTCACCCTCGACAATCTGTTCCCCTTGCAGCAATGGCCGGAGGTGTTTCGCGGCCGCGAAATTTTCGTGCGCCTCGATCCGGGCATCGGCCGCGGCCATCACCACCACGTCAAGACGGCGGGCAGCCATTCCAAATTCGGCATCATCCCCGAACAGGTCGACGCCCTGTTGGCCCTGATCAAAAAACTGGGCGTGCGGATCACCGGACTGCATGCCCACACCGGCAGCGGCATTCTGACGCCCGACAACTGGCGCGAAACCGCGTCCTTCCTGGCGGCGATCGCCGAGCGCATCCCGACCGTCCGCACCCTCGACGTGGGCGGCGGCCTGGGCGTCGTCGAAAAGCCGGGGCAACTGGCGCTCGACCTGCAAAAGGTCAACGCCAACCTCGCGCAGGTGAAGGCCGCGTATCCGCAGATCGAAATCTGGCTCGAACCTGGGCGGTACCTGGTGGCGCATTCCGGCGTGCTGCTGGCCCGCACCACGCAAACCAAGCAGAAAAACGGCGTCCATTACATCGGTATCGAAACCGGCATGAATTCGCTGATCCGGCCGGCGCTTTACGGGGCCTATCACGAGATCGTCAACCTGACGGCGCTGGGCAAGACCAAGCGCGTCAAGGCCAATATCGTCGGGCCGATCTGCGAATCGGGCGACGTGCTGGGTCACGAGCGCAGCATTCACGCCGCCAAGGAAGGCGACGTTCTGCTGATCGCCACCGTCGGCGCCTACGGCCATTCGATGAGCTCGCACTACAATCTGCGGGCGCCGGCGCGGGAAATCCTGCTGGCGAAACGCGACCTCGCCAAAGCCAGATAA
- a CDS encoding glycyl-radical enzyme activating protein has translation MPADFAAEPLILDVKHNSLDDGPGIRSTVFFKGCPLDCAWCHNPESKSPEAELAVDPAACVNCGACAAACPHGAIRPGAVDRDRCRRDFRCAAVCPTEALRRLGRYRPPAEILAELKRYLPFFRNSGGGLTLSGGEPTLYPDYAAKLLRGAKQLGIRTLLETGGLFDFTRFQENLLPWLDAIYFDLKLMDDGQHREFCGAPNGRILDNFRRLAVVARTGFFRLLPRVPLVPGLTDTDENLAAIARFLDDCGVRRVDLLPYNPTWTRKAVLIDRPTRLAIERWQTPDELERCRRAFAGFAIER, from the coding sequence ATGCCCGCGGACTTCGCCGCCGAACCGCTGATCCTCGACGTCAAGCACAACTCGCTGGACGACGGCCCGGGCATCCGCTCGACGGTGTTTTTCAAGGGCTGCCCGCTCGATTGCGCCTGGTGTCACAATCCGGAAAGCAAATCGCCGGAAGCCGAGCTGGCGGTGGATCCGGCCGCCTGCGTCAACTGCGGCGCCTGCGCGGCGGCCTGCCCGCACGGCGCGATCCGGCCGGGCGCCGTCGACCGCGACCGCTGCCGGCGCGATTTCCGCTGCGCGGCGGTCTGCCCCACTGAGGCGCTGCGGCGGCTGGGCCGCTACCGGCCCCCGGCGGAAATCCTCGCCGAGTTGAAGCGCTACCTCCCGTTCTTCCGCAATTCCGGCGGCGGCCTGACGCTGTCGGGCGGCGAACCGACGCTCTACCCGGACTACGCCGCCAAGCTGCTGCGCGGGGCGAAGCAACTGGGCATTCGGACGTTGCTTGAAACTGGCGGTTTATTTGACTTCACCCGTTTCCAGGAAAACCTTTTGCCCTGGCTGGATGCGATCTATTTCGATTTGAAACTGATGGATGACGGCCAACACCGCGAATTCTGCGGCGCGCCCAACGGGAGAATCCTGGATAATTTCCGCCGCCTGGCGGTCGTCGCGCGCACCGGCTTCTTCCGGCTGCTGCCGCGCGTACCGCTGGTGCCCGGCCTCACCGACACCGACGAAAACCTGGCGGCGATCGCCCGTTTTCTGGACGACTGCGGCGTCCGCCGGGTCGATCTGTTGCCCTACAATCCGACCTGGACGCGCAAAGCCGTGCTCATCGACCGGCCGACCCGCCTGGCGATCGAACGCTGGCAAACTCCGGACGAACTGGAGCGCTGCCGGCGGGCTTTCGCCGGCTTCGCCATCGAACGGTAG
- a CDS encoding formate acetyltransferase, with the protein MPARTGRNWLVPLLLHLFAANYGWRPRLRRYLKSRDGWMDFTVGFRTLDGTIRAGLRFRDGRVQVLGDAPPDADTELCFRDKSVIRKMLRLPPNEVMNLLLRNELSIRGNLATMSKFNFLLSVLLEKKHRRMAARQAAAQPDGDDRPADREGSAKLAARRRERLPGKPTDAVRHLDDPYLAEYSLDDFPRLRKFLNLHFTQKPEICAERAVLLTQWFRENGFETDAQGRPWVPVLRQAAAFRFFMAHKTPRLRADDLLAGTTTAKEIGVVLYPDTHGTMIWGELLSAPYRPLNPYDISQETRRVLHEDVFPYWEKRNVREIVRRRYHAPLCQQMDERFAVFFLWKTVAVSHTIPDFPRLLRLGTEGMIAEIEAEPVVAGPAGEEKCHLLEAMATVLAGVNDYADNLARQVAAEAAAEPDGPRRSELLALAAITARVPRQPARTLHEALQAIWTMWLALHQENTNAGLSLGRLDQWLQPFFAADLKAIADPEARRAYIRRAIELVGCFYLRCTDHLPLVPDIGNFLFGGSSSDQAITLGGVTPAGANGVNDMTYVFLKVTELLNIRDPNVNARFHPGINSDDYLRRLCEVNYLTAATPSLHNDRAVMASLAEFDYPPEHLRDWSATGCVEPTLAGRHMGHTNCMMMNMVAALEMALHNGRHPLMNWDLGPKTGPADNATFATFDRFFAAFAEQYRFLIDQACEYNNLLGTVHGEVRPTPLLSSLLDGCRQSGRDASRGGARYNTSGAACIGLADVTDSLLAIKTLVYDARKVSLAELRRAVDDNFAGAPAWRALALKKAPKFGSGDPEALAMADRVTRLTHDAFAAQANYRGGRYTAGFWSMSNHVAFGCLSGALPSGRLAGKPFTPGLTPVPNASENLLDPIRDVAALRPEQMNNNIAFNVKIVPGPRDTHAQAVDNIRHYVKTYFELGGMQMQFNVVTSAILRDAMAHPEDYRNLLVRISGYNAYFVTLNRDLQLELIQRAEYGIS; encoded by the coding sequence ATGCCCGCGCGAACCGGACGAAATTGGCTGGTGCCGCTGTTGCTGCATCTGTTCGCCGCCAATTACGGGTGGCGGCCGCGCCTCCGCCGGTACCTCAAAAGCCGCGACGGGTGGATGGATTTCACCGTCGGCTTCCGCACGCTGGACGGGACGATCCGCGCCGGCTTGCGCTTCCGCGACGGCCGCGTCCAGGTGCTCGGCGACGCGCCGCCGGACGCGGATACCGAATTGTGCTTTCGCGACAAGTCGGTCATCCGAAAAATGCTCCGGTTGCCGCCCAACGAGGTGATGAACCTGCTGTTGCGCAACGAGCTGTCGATTCGCGGCAACCTGGCGACGATGAGCAAGTTCAATTTTCTCCTCTCGGTTTTGCTGGAGAAAAAGCACCGCCGGATGGCGGCGCGACAGGCGGCCGCCCAGCCTGACGGCGACGACCGCCCGGCCGATCGCGAGGGTTCGGCCAAGCTGGCCGCGCGGCGCCGCGAACGCCTGCCGGGCAAACCGACGGACGCCGTGCGCCATCTCGACGATCCCTACCTGGCGGAATATTCCCTCGACGACTTCCCGCGCCTGCGAAAATTTCTCAACCTCCACTTCACGCAAAAACCGGAAATCTGCGCCGAACGCGCGGTTTTGCTGACGCAATGGTTCCGGGAAAACGGCTTTGAAACCGACGCGCAAGGCCGGCCGTGGGTTCCGGTGCTGCGACAGGCCGCCGCGTTCCGCTTTTTCATGGCCCACAAAACGCCGCGGCTGCGCGCCGACGATCTGCTCGCCGGCACGACGACCGCCAAGGAAATCGGCGTGGTGCTTTATCCGGACACGCACGGCACGATGATCTGGGGCGAACTGCTGTCGGCGCCGTACCGGCCGTTGAATCCCTACGATATCAGCCAGGAAACCCGGCGCGTCCTGCACGAGGACGTTTTCCCTTATTGGGAAAAGCGCAACGTCCGCGAAATCGTCCGCCGCCGCTACCACGCGCCGCTCTGCCAGCAGATGGACGAGCGCTTCGCCGTCTTTTTCCTCTGGAAGACCGTCGCCGTCTCGCACACCATCCCCGATTTTCCGCGGCTGCTGCGCCTGGGTACCGAGGGGATGATCGCCGAAATCGAAGCCGAGCCGGTCGTCGCCGGACCGGCGGGCGAGGAAAAATGCCACCTGCTGGAGGCGATGGCGACCGTGCTGGCCGGCGTCAACGATTACGCTGACAACCTGGCGCGCCAGGTGGCCGCGGAAGCGGCCGCGGAGCCTGACGGCCCCCGCCGGTCGGAGTTGCTCGCGCTGGCCGCCATCACCGCGCGCGTGCCGCGCCAACCGGCCCGCACCCTGCACGAGGCGCTGCAGGCGATCTGGACGATGTGGCTCGCGCTGCATCAGGAGAACACCAACGCCGGCCTTTCGTTGGGCCGGCTCGATCAATGGCTGCAACCGTTTTTCGCGGCCGATCTGAAAGCGATCGCCGATCCGGAGGCGCGGCGCGCCTACATCCGCCGGGCCATCGAGCTGGTCGGCTGTTTCTACCTGCGCTGCACCGATCACCTGCCCCTGGTGCCGGACATCGGCAATTTCCTCTTCGGCGGCAGTTCATCCGACCAGGCGATCACCCTGGGCGGCGTGACGCCCGCGGGCGCGAACGGCGTGAACGACATGACTTATGTCTTCCTGAAGGTCACGGAGCTGCTCAACATCCGCGACCCCAACGTAAACGCCCGTTTTCACCCGGGGATCAACTCCGACGATTACCTGCGGCGGTTGTGCGAGGTCAATTACCTGACGGCCGCGACGCCCTCGCTGCACAACGACCGCGCCGTCATGGCCTCCTTGGCGGAGTTCGACTATCCGCCCGAGCATTTGCGCGACTGGTCGGCCACCGGCTGCGTCGAGCCGACGCTGGCGGGCCGGCACATGGGCCACACCAACTGCATGATGATGAACATGGTGGCGGCGCTGGAAATGGCGCTGCACAACGGCCGCCACCCGCTGATGAACTGGGATCTCGGACCGAAAACCGGCCCGGCGGACAACGCCACCTTCGCGACGTTCGATCGTTTCTTCGCCGCCTTCGCCGAGCAGTATCGTTTTCTCATCGATCAGGCCTGCGAATACAACAATTTGCTGGGCACGGTGCACGGCGAGGTCCGCCCGACGCCGCTTTTGTCGTCGTTGCTCGACGGCTGCCGCCAATCCGGCCGCGACGCCTCGCGCGGCGGCGCGCGCTACAACACCTCGGGCGCCGCCTGCATCGGCCTGGCGGACGTCACCGATTCGTTGCTGGCGATCAAGACGCTGGTGTACGACGCCCGGAAGGTGTCGCTCGCCGAACTGCGACGCGCCGTGGACGACAACTTCGCCGGCGCGCCGGCCTGGCGGGCGCTGGCGTTGAAAAAGGCGCCGAAATTCGGCTCGGGCGATCCGGAGGCGCTGGCCATGGCCGATCGCGTCACCCGGCTGACGCACGACGCCTTCGCCGCTCAGGCGAACTACCGCGGCGGCCGGTACACGGCAGGGTTCTGGTCGATGTCCAACCACGTCGCTTTCGGCTGCCTGAGCGGCGCCCTGCCCTCGGGCCGGCTCGCCGGCAAGCCCTTCACGCCGGGGCTGACGCCCGTGCCGAACGCTTCCGAAAACCTGCTCGATCCGATCCGCGACGTGGCGGCGCTGCGGCCGGAACAGATGAACAACAACATCGCCTTCAACGTCAAAATCGTGCCGGGCCCGCGCGACACGCACGCCCAGGCGGTGGATAACATCCGGCATTACGTGAAGACCTATTTCGAACTCGGCGGCATGCAGATGCAGTTCAACGTCGTCACCTCGGCGATCCTGCGCGACGCGATGGCGCACCCGGAGGACTACCGGAACCTGCTGGTCCGCATCTCCGGCTACAACGCCTATTTCGTGACGCTCAATCGCGACCTGCAACTCGAGCTGATCCAGCGCGCCGAGTACGGGATCTCTTGA
- a CDS encoding ABC transporter ATP-binding protein produces the protein MNDDFAIRVTGLGKRYRLGATTGGYGTLRDSLAELARRLGGSATAAPEPAPFWALRDVSFAVQRGEVLGIIGRNGAGKSTLLKILARITAPTAGRAEIRGRVGSLLEVGTGFHPELTGRENIYLNGALLGMTRAEIKAKFDEIVAFSEIEKFLDTPVKRYSSGMYVRLAFAVAAHLEPEILLVDEVLAVGDAAFQKKCLGKMSDAAGGGRTVLFVSHNLGLIRELTPRALWLHDGQLRYEGEISQAIERYLSHGLAAREAEVDLTDHPNRLPGMKKILRAVRCRRPDGSPAEDFSQDEDIVLDIEYDSPVVRLAGIGFHFRTFEGVRVGGFNSYMGAPPPYQLPPRGVVSFRMPARQFTPGAYLATVSLGSHPQALEDCVENAIGFHLHPADIYRTGYLLTKEDGVAALNVQMEIHEVR, from the coding sequence ATGAACGACGACTTCGCCATTCGCGTCACGGGCCTGGGCAAGCGCTACCGGCTCGGCGCGACGACGGGCGGTTACGGCACCTTGCGCGACTCGCTGGCCGAACTGGCCCGGCGGCTCGGCGGCTCGGCGACCGCGGCCCCGGAACCGGCGCCGTTCTGGGCGCTGCGCGACGTCTCGTTCGCGGTACAGCGCGGTGAGGTGCTCGGCATCATCGGCCGCAACGGCGCGGGCAAGAGCACGCTGCTGAAAATTCTGGCGCGAATCACCGCGCCGACGGCGGGGCGCGCCGAAATCCGCGGGCGCGTCGGTTCGCTGCTGGAAGTGGGCACCGGGTTCCACCCCGAGTTGACCGGCCGCGAAAACATCTACCTGAACGGCGCGCTGCTCGGCATGACCCGCGCCGAGATCAAGGCGAAGTTCGACGAAATCGTCGCCTTTTCTGAAATCGAGAAATTTCTCGACACGCCGGTCAAACGCTATTCCAGCGGCATGTACGTCCGCCTGGCCTTCGCGGTGGCGGCGCACCTGGAGCCCGAGATCCTGCTGGTCGACGAGGTGCTCGCCGTCGGCGACGCGGCCTTCCAGAAAAAATGCCTGGGCAAAATGAGCGACGCGGCCGGCGGCGGGCGGACCGTGCTGTTCGTCAGCCACAACCTCGGCCTGATCCGCGAACTGACGCCGCGCGCCCTCTGGCTGCACGACGGGCAATTGCGCTACGAAGGCGAAATCAGCCAGGCCATCGAACGCTACCTGTCGCACGGCCTGGCGGCGCGCGAGGCCGAGGTCGACCTGACCGACCATCCGAACCGCCTGCCGGGCATGAAAAAAATCCTGCGCGCCGTCCGTTGCCGCCGCCCCGACGGTTCGCCGGCCGAGGACTTTTCCCAGGACGAGGACATCGTGCTGGACATCGAATACGATTCCCCCGTCGTCCGCCTCGCCGGGATCGGCTTTCACTTCCGCACCTTCGAGGGCGTGCGCGTCGGCGGTTTCAATTCCTATATGGGCGCGCCGCCGCCCTACCAGTTGCCGCCGCGCGGCGTCGTCAGTTTTCGGATGCCGGCTCGGCAGTTCACCCCCGGCGCGTACCTGGCGACCGTTTCCCTCGGTTCGCACCCGCAGGCCTTGGAGGATTGCGTCGAGAACGCGATCGGCTTCCACCTGCACCCGGCGGACATCTACCGCACCGGCTACCTGTTGACCAAGGAAGACGGCGTCGCCGCGCTGAACGTGCAAATGGAAATTCACGAGGTCCGCTGA